AATGGCATTACTAtaggaaaaatacattttactggAAAGAAGCATTAGTACAACATCAGGTCTGGGAACTGAGCCCACATCCTTTCTGCTGACAGCAAGGCTTTACACAAGCACTTAATGCCATGAAACCTAAGTAACTGACACCAGTAAGATGACTCAGACTACTCTATCAGGAATCAAATGCATTATGTCTCTGGTGGATCAAACTATACATCAGTGTACCTTTTAGCTTATTCCTAACTTTCCAATTACTCAGATAACTCATAATACATTAGTATGACCTTTACAGTAACGTGTGGCAATTGGCAAAttttttaacatatttgaaatcactgaaacaaaatatgcagctgcacattttcttcctttgtgAGCTCTCATGTGAATCACAAATGCAGGTCACAGAGTTCCTCAGCACagtctctgcagctgcacatcTTGTCATAGACTTGAAGGGCAATGTCAATAAATTTGATGAAGCATATATGGGATTTGTTGGGCTTCTTGTCTGTGTAGAACTTAAATTTGGCAAAAATGTTCTGCCTCAGGCTCTGCAGCTGTATAGTTTCTCCCATGTGACACTCTCAAACTGATCAACTGAATATCATGCTGAAATTTCTTCCACAAGTAGGACAAACTTCTCTCTTTATAAAGACTCTGGAGGGATTCACTCACTCTGCAGATCCCACAAAGGGATTCTTGATTATTTGAGCGACATGAAGCATCCCTGGTGAGGTTGGCTTCGTGGTGGTGTGATTGCCTATATCAGTTTCAAAGACTCATTCAATCCtctttgtattttgtatttcatgtgGATCTTAATTGAtgtcctttctttttcatgtttctctcccatttaaagttgtttttgtattgtattttatgcaggttttttttttttttttttggttgtctAGTTTGGATCAAAAGTAAATGTAGCAAGTTTAAATTCAGCCCTTTTGTGCTATCGTGTAAACAAAGTTGCTTCAGACATATGTGGaatcttcatttttctttttgaagtcCTTGTCACGGTGGTGCTTTTAAACTGAAACATTCCAACCGGAAGTGTTACATTTCGCTTCCGgtccaaaaatgtaaatatatttttagctGCGAAAAACTTAATGCTAGCTCGCGAAAATATTGCTGCCTTTTCCTTGCATTATCATTGTTTGTGGTATGTAAACCTTGCACAAGAGCCAGGGCCTCTCGACTATGCTCACGGTTTGATTGTTTctctccgtttttttttttttttggaaaaataagacTATCAGCCCAAATTAAGTTAGCGCGTTAGCTTGTAGCAGCTAAAGCGCGACTAAAACAGGTGGATGAGATTATGCGGCGTTTAAGGTTTTGACGTTGAGAAGCTAACGTTAGGACGAGGATCATCAATGGCAGCCCGGCAGCCCTTCACTGACACGGACACTGCAGACGAAGCAGTAAGGACGACATGCGACGACGCCTCCACATGCAAAAGGTAACCATTGCAGCTATTAGGCGACTGCAACGCTTCAGCATTGAGTCACGTCTTCATCATTTGATATTGAAACGGTGGGTGACATGTTTGGACGGATCTGACCATCATCTGTGATTTAGGTTTGCCACCAGTAAAGGCTACTGGAAGGACCCATACATCCAGTACTTTGTGAGATCTGTTGGAGAGAGGAAGGCACCTGAAATCAACAGaggcaagttttttttttctctaatttctACCTCATTCAATAAAATTATCATCACACTATGCCTTCTATTCAGCCAGACTGGTAATCACTGACTCACTACATCACTAACAAACTAGAGATGCCCCTGACATGTAGAATCATGAATCATCAACCATCATACtgcatttttaaacaaatgtgtACCGTGTTTATAATAGAACAGTGTAAGTTGCTCCCACAGCTCACTGAGCAATGTAGTTAGTGAGGAGTTGTCAGCTGTAAAATCTCCTAATGAtccagtgtttgttttaaaatcttaCGTCATCAGTATTTATGATATTGTGCGTTACTCGCTGTTTTAAAGTTCAAGGTGTGTGTTTCCCTTCCTTATCTGATGTAACAGGTTACTATGCCCGCGTTCAAGGGATGAACCATCTGCTCGATGCATTTATAAGAAAAGCAGAATGTGACTGTCAAGTAATCAACCTGGGAGCCGGGCTGGACACCACATTTTGGAGGTTAAAGGTTTGCAGTCTTGCGGCTCTGTTGCTCTGAGGTGGAGTTTGATACTATTGTGAACTACTGTGGGTCtattctcttctttctctctttcttatAGGATCAAAACCTCATGCCGAGGAAGTTCTTTGAAGTGGACTTTCCCACCATTGTGGCCAGgaaaatacacaatataaaGTAAGACAGAACAGCCTTTTATAGATGTCCAAACTGTGGATGAACCACAGCAGGCCCAGGTCAGGCCACCTAGAGGAAAATGGCTGTTACAAATGTGTGACAGTGTTTATGCATTTATAATCCTAAAAATTTTGAttggcaagaaaaaacaaccTAATTTTATCTGCATAACAGAATAAGATTCATATTTATGTATTGTTGTGCAGCATGACATGAAGTTGCACCAGTCTGTCGCCCCTCTCTGACTTTGGCATTGTAATGTAGCTCAAAGATCTGTAGAGGGAGACAAACATTTTGTTACAGCAACCAGCATTTACAGCTGTTGTACAAAAGAATTCCAGGAATTTTTGCAATTGTTAAAGCATACACTGAACATTACACAGACCTGATTCTAGTATACCCTTAGATTAGTTTATGATGATATTAACTATGAATTATGTTCTGCTCTTTGACTAGGACAAAACCACCATTGTCCAAACCCATCATTGAAACCCACTCAACTGATTCCTTACTACTAGGTACAACAAAACTTATTGTCATACTTTACAAACcacattgttattattacttatCTATGTGGTTTGACTCTGatatctttcattttctgttagAAAATCGCTCTAAACTTCTCTATGTGTTTGCTTAGATGCCCACAGCCTCGACTCAGACCGTTACTGTATTGTTGGAGCAGACCTCAGAGACATCTCGAGTTTggatgaaaaactgaagaagtTTCAGCTTAATCCAGAGTAGGTGATAGACACTATTCGGCTTTATCTAAATCATATGATCCATATGAGTCACTGCTGACCAAATGGATGGGAGTGTGAGGAAAGTGTAAGTGTAAAGTCAGAGTTATTTGTGAAAATTTGTATGGTTCTCtgccacttttctttttttcttgtaaaattTCTTTTCTCGGAAATCCAAGAATTGAAGCTTATCTCCGTGCTTTCTCTCTGTAGGTAACTCCAGATAACGCCACTCTACGGAGTGACAGCATGGCTGTAATTCAGATGTAATGTTTGCCATCTTAAGCCTGTTTTGAAATGATACCCTACCCAAAATTTACGTTGCGAGCATCAAACATGAAACCCACAGCGCCTACGGTCTCTGTATGTTAAACCTGATGTGGAGAATAAGATACCAGAGCGTTGGTTACTTTATGGTTTCACTGAGTGCTTTGAGTTAATGTTTACATGGGACACTCTCGGCTCCAGGTTACCAACACTGCTCCTGTCAGAGTGTGTGCTGGTCTACATGACACCCTCCCAGTCCTCCAACCTAGTTCACTGGGCAGCGGAGACCTTCCACACTGCCATGTTCATCAACTATGAACAGGTAAGCAAAACTCAGCAAAAGAACACAGGTATTTCTTCTGTCATCTGTGACACATTTTCAGGAAGAATCTGGTTGTTGCAAAGTAAGATtcagtgtgtgcagctgttttaCTGTTGAACAGGAGGCGTTTTAAGATAGAAGTACTTATTGTCATATGTGCAATAAGTGGCTAAAAGTTGCTTGAGTGGATTTAATGGGAAATGTGACTCTTGAAATTTGTAGCAGGAAAAGAATCTGAATAGACAGAAGTCCATGTGTGTTGAGTAATGCAGCCTAACACCCCATCCGATAGACTTCCGCCTCAATCCTGACTTTGTATCCAGGTGAACATGAGCGATCGATTTGGGCATGTGATGATTGAGAACCTGCAGCGCCGCCAGTGTACGCTGGCAGGAGTCGAGGCCTGCCAGTCTTTGGACTCTCAGGTAATTTCCAGTACTTAGTACAAGTAGGCGAATCCTTTAGAGTTACCTGCATTTATGTATAAGCCCGGCCTGCACATCCAGACTCATTAACACCTTCCATCAAGTGCAATAAGAGTACTGAACGCACAGCAAATTTCAATATGCTGTTTAAGTGTCATCCACATTCCATagtgcaatatatttatttacactgtTGTAATTTGTGAAATTCtctgtacatatattcttagTGGCTCcttttgtacatatatattcatacactttattttttactttatctttattttataattgtaTTTTCCACTACAGAGTTGTCtctaaatttcattttacattgtgtatgatgacaataaaagcattctaATTTTAATCTTCATccaaaatacaaacagatgaTCGAAACAAACACACTCTATTTTAATTGCACACACATCTTTGTGTTGTCCTTTTCCATATTGAATACGACCTTCAAACATTTGCTGTGTGGTGTAGAAAAGTGTGTGAATCCCTTAACTAACAGACATCATCCATCTATTATCTATAGCAGTTGTCTGTcaggggggctggagccaatccaagcccCACTGACAAACAACagaggtgtgagtgtgagacacTATGACTTAGCAGGAGTTACTGGAGATACATGTTTGAGGTTCTTGCTACTAAAGTCAAAGTGCTTCTAACCCGCAACTCTAATCTAGTCAAATGACTCAAATTCTTTGTCTCACCGTGgtttaatatttcttttacaaacaaaacaaaatgtccgTGAGGAGTAGAAAAGGGGCCTTAGGATGTCTCGCTGATACACCTGTTGCTCACAGCCCAGAACCTCTTCTCCATCATATAGTTGCTATGTGGTGATTGCAGAAGGAGCGGTTCCTGAAGACCAGCTGGGAGAATGCTGATGCTCTGGACATGATGACCATCTACAGTATGCTCCCTCAGGAAGATGTAGCAAGGTACCCCACACCAAACATCACACTGTATCACTCAGAGCTCCTCAGCTCCGCAAACCCACTTATGCAACAAGTGCCGCTCTGTCAGATTCACTATTCGTGTGAATTTTCATCTTTAATCCGATACAGTGTGCGCGTTTCTTCTCACCACAGTTCCACACTTTGTGTTCTACTGTCATATATAGTCCAGGCTGGTGCCCCAACGAAAAGGAGACTTATTCAAACTGTGGAAACAGTTGTGCAATCCATCACCTGGGTTATCAGGCCAGTGTCTGAATACTCATTAAATACTGACACATTACAAACTAACCTACACCTACTTTAGATCGGACATCTGTTGTGAAAAATTGTGACAGGAAGAATTGGATTTTCCAGTTAGTAAGAAGAAAATTTATGGACTCATTTATGTGAGTCCATGACTGATGATGTGTCTTTTTTCAGCTTCTCCATATTTATCCTATTAGGTAGAATATTAAATAGACGATTAAATACAACTTTTCTTTTATGCTCGGCAGAATTGAGCGACTGGAGTTCCTGGATGAGAAGGAGCTGTTGCAACAACTGCTCCAGCATTACAGCATCTGCTGGGCCACTAAGGACAAGCTCAACCTGGGTAAGACGACATTATGTTTCCGTTACACTTGAAGCATGCAGGTAAATTCCATACACAGAAGCTGCAACGGTATGTCAAATCTATGTCCAGTCATTTCAGACATCATTTCTGACCCATGTGGCGCCACACTGACTGTCACTTTGTTTACTTCGTGCAACTCACATTAAATTTCTTATATTTCCATCCATCCGCCCAGTTTCAGTGTTTGGTGTGGTCATTTACAAGAAATGGGTCATTCTGTTTCCTCAGGTCTATCACAGTTGGCATTTTGACTGTGAAACTGCTCCATTGCTTGGACGTGCTTTACAAGTGTGTTTGCCAAAATCAACAGCAAGGCAAGATGTTGTAATTGAGGCACCGGGAAAGAGGAAACCTGTTCTCGGTCATCAGGGAGTTGTTCCGGTTTGAAAACTCCCAGCATCAGCAGATTGCCATTTCACAAGTGTCGCCTTCCACCAGCTTGGTGTTCAAGATGAGAGGTGAACAGGTTGATAGCTGTGCAGAGGTTTGTCTACTCTGGCACTTAATTACTAAGAGTATAGTTTGTTGTTCTGTAATTTTGCTTGCGGGCAAATCTTTGGCTGtgaaatattgtttaaatatcCATTAATTTGTCCCTGTCTGGATTTTATGTGCCATTTTAAGTATATTTATTGATCAATTGTACTTCCAGACTCTTACGCTCATAGACATCCTGTAACTGCATGGAATAAGTGTCAGACTGCAGCTAATTAATTTCATGCAACTACCagattatttctatttttgccACCAGTTTTCAAACAGCAACTAGGCTGTGACAGATGAGTTTGTAACAGATTATATTTGATGAATTGCTTGtcaaatgtaattaaataaaaatttcctTTCGTGTAAGACCAAGTTTTCACGTTCATATGTTATAATCAGTTGGGTTATTTGTAGAGGAACAAAATGacgaaaagaaaaacacaattttagaTGCTGAACAACaatctgattaatttgatgagctttttatgtatttactcTCAGAACTGAACCCAGCTTTAATCAGTGCCATCAAGGTCAAGATGAtttgtgaattatttctttttcttgttttattagacacttgaatctttttttgcagtttttttcatGATTTACAGTTATAAAGTATTATATACtggatattttaaaatgataggAAAAGCAAGTCTTAGGTATCAGCCAAAGAAAACAAGCGTATTCATTGTTATGCTGACTGACTACACATCAGTCATCCTCGttatctgtgctttttttctgacagtacTAATAATTTTATGAGCTTCTCCTGAATGAGCACCAACTGTCTTGGGAGTATAAACAATTGCAGGAAGGTGAGGCGTTGGGGAGCGGGATGTGCGTACGTCCTTTATGTATCATCCCACGAATGGTATATATACATAAGTGTATAGCCCCGACACAAGCCCAGACCAACCTAGTTCTGGCTGAGTTTGACTAGTGAAGCAAAGCTAGTGTTTCCATTCACTCCATCAGTATGTCAGGGACAGAAACCAAGACAGAGATCTTTACGGTAGCtgagatggaggagcagagagagtgCAGCAGAGCTGACAGGATGAGATGGGTGTATGAGCAGCATGTGCAGCCCTGTCTGGTCGAGCTGTTTGGAAccagcctgtttgtttttgtggggtGTGCGTCCGTCATCGAAAATGTGGCAGCAAGTGGCGTCCTCCAGCCTGCTGTGGCACACGGACTGGCACTGGCAGTGCTCATCATGGTGTTTGGGCAAATCAGGTAAATTTGATGTGTTCTGAATTTTTCATGTTCCATGTTTTTGGTAGCTCATTTCTAGTTTTTATATTAGCAAGATTGACTtggttttcatttgctttctctGAATTTCCTCCTAATTTAATGAGCAGGGCATTATAATGAATTTAGCTATCAGTCTTATTTTTTGACCATTTGATGAAACAAAGTTAATACAAAT
Above is a genomic segment from Echeneis naucrates chromosome 19, fEcheNa1.1, whole genome shotgun sequence containing:
- the lcmt1 gene encoding leucine carboxyl methyltransferase 1 isoform X1, encoding MAARQPFTDTDTADEAVRTTCDDASTCKRFATSKGYWKDPYIQYFVRSVGERKAPEINRGYYARVQGMNHLLDAFIRKAECDCQVINLGAGLDTTFWRLKDQNLMPRKFFEVDFPTIVARKIHNIKTKPPLSKPIIETHSTDSLLLDAHSLDSDRYCIVGADLRDISSLDEKLKKFQLNPELPTLLLSECVLVYMTPSQSSNLVHWAAETFHTAMFINYEQVNMSDRFGHVMIENLQRRQCTLAGVEACQSLDSQKERFLKTSWENADALDMMTIYSMLPQEDVARIERLEFLDEKELLQQLLQHYSICWATKDKLNLGLSQLAF
- the lcmt1 gene encoding leucine carboxyl methyltransferase 1 isoform X2, whose amino-acid sequence is MAARQPFTDTDTADEAVRTTCDDASTCKRFATSKGYWKDPYIQYFVRSVGERKAPEINRGYYARVQGMNHLLDAFIRKAECDCQVINLGAGLDTTFWRLKDQNLMPRKFFEVDFPTIVARKIHNIKTKPPLSKPIIETHSTDSLLLDAHSLDSDRYCIVGADLRDISSLDEKLKKFQLNPELPTLLLSECVLVYMTPSQSSNLVHWAAETFHTAMFINYEQVNMSDRFGHVMIENLQRRQCTLAGVEACQSLDSQKERFLKTSWENADALDMMTIYSMLPQEDVASPGWCPNEKETYSNCGNSCAIHHLGYQN